The DNA region ttcaTTTACTGGTATAGTCCATGGAGTAGTTGTCCACACAAGAAAGTTCACATTCATTGAAGAAtctaaacaaaacattattttgtttagatCTTATTTTAAAGATAACAAAACTACTTccatgtaaagctctgtctactttatgtcacaaaataaagTGATGCCCATACcctaccatatatggacatgatgatgtcatatcattactatatttaggcatatcactaccatatttaggcatatcaccatcatatttgggcacatcagacttttttgccaaactagtgtgatagtgtagacagagctttagagtagTATTCTAATTACAGAATAACAATATGCATGAATAAACACtttatatagtttatatataaataataattattaccaaTAAGACCCTGTAATGCCTCTGGAATCACTGCCACGGGAAATTTAACATATATAGAGGGCGACACATGACTGGCATTGTATTCCAATTCCGCTTCTGCTAGTGCAGTTCTGGACGACGGAGACCAATTAACAGGCTTTAAATCTCGATATATAAGTCCCTGTGTGTAAGAGGAAGAATAGTTGCTGTATCATAAGATAAATGATACTTTAGTATATCAGATATGGGTGGGTGAtaaagaaagttttttttttaaatgaggaAGAACTAACAGAAAAATACAACCTTAAAGGGTAAATGTGCATTTATATTAACAAAACTTCCAGAATATAGCTGCTATAAAGAACACAAGAAAAGTTATTTCTGAAGTATAATAGTGgaaaaatttttattaaaatctcACCTTTTcgtacattttataaaatgtttcaaGTTGACTTGCTTCATAGTGTTTATCATATGTAAAATAACAACCACCATCACtcctaaacaaaatgaaaaaaaaaacaataattgtctgtacttaaacaatatatttaaaatctaCAATTGTCCAGTTTTGTAAAACTGAAgattattaattgttaaatgataattcagtaaaatgattaattttccACTGTAAGATCAAGTTGGTCATGGCACatcaaataaattgaaaaaactagagaaatataaatattgtatactCCTAATGATATCTAAACACAACATACCAATCTGCCATAACTCCCCAGCGTTTGAAGGCATTCCTCTGTTTATTAATCGACTTTTCAGCAAATTTCCGAGCTATGTGAAAAAATGAAATCAAATGTTATATAACTGTTATGAATTTGGGCTTAGAAAACATTGTTTGAAAGAGATATACAGGGTATATAcaagtactgtattatatacGTATACAAGACTAGAACAGAAACAAACACATTCACAGCTTAATTCTTAAGTCACCTTTTGCACGTATTGCTTTTGGAGAAAGTGTCTTGAAGTCCGAATCTTTTTTTAATGCTTTTAGTTCTATTGGCAGACCATGGCAGTCCCATCCTGGTTTATAGTGGATTTTGTAGCCTTGCAGTAACTTGTACCTGTTGATTATGTCTTTTAAaacctgaaaataaaaatttatgtAACTATCAACACAAATGAATAGTGATATGATGTTAACCTGGTACCAAAAACGGACCCACGACCAAACCCAGGTCAGGTCAATGAATGTGCTGTCAtctggacctagaaaccatcaaacCTGTGTCAAGGTGAGGAGCGAGGACACACGTCCCCATTATCTTGCACAACAAATTAACATGACGTAAATCGAAAGGTCTTTATGATTGGCTTTGTGATTGGTATTTGACACTTGCTTTTCCGCTAACCTTATTTAAAGCATGTCCAACATGTGGATCTCCATTGGCATAGGGTGGACCATCATGCAGACAGAACTCTTTATTCAGTGTATCTTGACTACGTTGCCATGAATATAAATCTGAAAATTTGCATGCCTGGAAACAAAATTATGACATTAATTTTAAGTCCTGCAATTCTTTagtaatattgtaatataattaaaagaataaaaaaaaacaacaactgAATCGGAGTGCAACACCAAAATGTCACAATACAATAACATACTGTATTGTTCCTTactgtaatttttgtttacGACAGGTACTAAACTAGACTCGAGTCTAGCTAACTAAGATTAGAAGTCATTCATATACTATAATGATTATCATAGGCCTACCCAAAAAGGATgtctagctagggcctaggcctacatcctGTTTAATTCATAACTGGTCACTTTGTACGTTTGACACAGACTTAATACTAACCTAGGCTAGGAATGATGACCACTTACTTTTTGAACGTCGGTCTCCCGCTTCCCAGCACCCCACAATTCAAAAGAGGTTTTCGGCAAGTTCAGTGATTTGCTAAACCTTTTTTTGCTTGCTTTGTCAAAAAATCGCTTCAGGGTGAAAGTAAATGTTTTTGTAGAATTATATTGCACAAATAGTTTAAACCTAAACATAATATCACTAATATTTACAACCTAATAAAGCTCAAATCATGATTTGCATCTATTTTACTCAGTTTATTTCGTTAACACAAGACTTCGCTGTATATACATGAGCTGTGCTATGGGCGCAGCCATTACAGTCTCGTCCGAACATTTtggattttataaaataattcttCCATCAattataataaagtaaataataatctactagtaaacaatataaatcattaaaaaatatttatttcaattttaaacttatgtgaaaatattattaagtaGATCATTAAATCATTCCAACTTGCTTAAATCTGAATGGAAGAAGATTCCAAGAGAGAGAGTTATAGCTCGATAATATTATAGAGGGCGGAAGTTCAACAACAATGAATGCTAATCATGGATAAAATAGGGAAGGGAGTTGTAAGGTAAATTAAAACTCCCTGGATAAAATAAGTATAGTCTATTGTTATCCATGTACTAATTCCTCCATTTTTTAGTGCATTAATAATATCAAGCATTTTCACAGCTCTTCCTTGGAATTTTCGAAAGTTCTAACTAACAGAGcatttattactattttaaaaaaCGAAAATATTACCTCAAAGTTAGAGACTTAACTAGGCAGTTCTCAGAAGTTGTTGACTTAAGTTTGATATCAGgtggtaggcctatagataaGTAGTAATCTTAGGACTTTGATCGGGACAATCTTCTATTCCGGTACATTTTGTCACTTCCAACAGAAAGTAAGCCAAATCAAAATGAACTCTGATTGGCTTTATATAGCTGGTGCAGTTGCACTGCCAAATATTTGTGGAAATCGGGGATATTATATGAGGAACCCAGAAGTAAAACAATGGACATCGAATTTAAAGTGGCCTCGATGGGCCCCACGCCCAATCTTCCCACTAACAGCAATACCACTGCAGTCTGTTGCAGGTTACGCTTCATACCTTATATGGAAAGAGGGAGGTAAGGcgatttattaaaaaatatattatataatataccgattttttcttaatttctttctttttatataaattgttcatttattaaatcaatttagGACTCTCACTTTAAACTGACGAGCAAATTTCTTTAGCTTTACGGACGGATATAAAGAATAGTATTACATTTATGCTAACTGGAATATCTTAACCATAAGCCtacttaacatttaaattattattttcaggcGGATTTAACGAAGATACGTTGGTACCATTAGGAGTGTATGCTACTGGATTAAGCCTTAATTTCCTCTACACGCCGATCACCTTCGGCTACAGGAAACTTGGTTTAGTAAGTGACTATTCAAACAAGGCTgatcaagcattttcaataagcGAACATTTGAACCTTCTATTGGTTCTTAGTAAATAAGCATGTTATACAATATTATCGGCATCAATTGACCAATCAATATTTAGTATGCACACATCCTTGACACGCGCGCGTTCGGTAATGCTTGGTTCCCGCCCATATATTTGTACGTACGCAACGCAacaagtagtaggcctactggtcaATTTACTTGCAGATGTGCGCGTATACGTCATAGTGTTTGCGTTTAAAAGTACGAGGCACACACATCATCCATGACCTCCGAGAGCTTTCAAATGAAACATTGTGCTTAAGTACATTCAAGTAATGTCTGTATACTTAAATAATCATCTAGCAACACGATATTGACACATTGCCTTACCTCTATAATTTTTTACGAATGTTTTGTGTTTTTCATAGGCAAGTGTGTGCATGATGGCTTACACAGGTGTGCATGCGGTAGCTACCTACCTTTTCtggaatttaaataaaacagcAGGAAAGTTGATGATTCCGTTGAACGTCATCCTTGCCTTTTCCACCGCCGTCACTGTACACTTATggaaaaacaacaaagaacGTCGCATACACGATGAAGACTACTAAATCTTTGTTTTATGTTCAATGAGTTTCTAGTATTGCAAGAATTCATAAATAGCTGATATCGatttataagttataacataGTATTTGTGACTGTTATGGTAATTAACAAGATGtaaatgtaaagctctgtctacactatcaaactaatttgaccaaaaaCGTGTGATgagttcaaatatggtagtgatatgccccaATATggtatcatcatgtccatatatggtcacatcacatttttgttatagTTAAGACAAGGCTTAAAACACaaatagtttattaccattaatTAAAAACACGTTAGCCCCCTCTCATTACAGactttattcataaaataattaattcatcCGTGAACGATTATTTACTATGTACCCGgtatctctaaagctctgtcaagtctacactatcaaactttatgtgacaaaaaaggcGAGATACCCATAtctggacatgattatgtcatatcaccaccatatttgggccgcatcacacttttttctcaaactagtttgacagtgtagacagaacttacgAATTTTTGAGCTCAAAGTATGTGTCGATAATCTGACTGCATTTAGCAATAGAATCAGATTAGTAGCAGAACACGTTTGAGAGTATTGTACTCACGTCCAAATATCTTAAATAAAGAAACCAATAAAACGTTCTTTTTTTCTATAATGTTGATTGGTTAGCTTCGATTAGAGCTAATTGCGACAGATTATGaaaccataaaaatataaaattgcttttaaaacatgaaagtgGAAATCTTGAAGTTTGACAGTATTTAATGTCGAGTTTTACGTGATAAATAATGAAAGACAATTGAATTATCGCGCCTCAAACAAACAATTGaattaaagtaatttttatCAATACATCATGACTGATAATACCCAGCAGCCTATATTTTATACAtggataaaaaaacaaataaaattcaGGTCAGCAAACTGACAACTGCATAATAGTTTCAACAACCCCACTTTCAATACATATATAAACTAGAAGGAATAACATCATTACGGTGGTTATGATTAAAAGATAGCCAGTGTTTGTCCTATTAAAGATGATATGAAACgattttgaaaatttaaataaattagtgTTTATGAATCTGTCTAATGTAAATAACTAACACACCAGAAATTAGGTTTAAATACCTCATAAAACtcgaaaaataaacaaattaagttTTAAAGAAAATCCTCCGGAAAATGGCCGACCAACTTGCACGCCATATTGGTTTTCACGATCGCTCTAAACACACGTACGTCCGATCGCTTAGCTGATTTGAAATACCCGCGGTAGTAGCCACGGCAGCCGTTGTTATGTGATTGGTTACTCTTTTTCAACCCAGCGAATCGTGATTGGTTGATTTCATGCACTTTGACAGAGACACAGAGAGCTTGACGTTTCATGCATGACGACGAAAACAACATGTGCGACACAATCTCACCATCATTATTTTCGCAAGATGCCGAGTGCTTGTTGTATCGGTGGATGTAACCGGACTGGATCAACACACccaaatgtttctttttttttattccccGACAAGTTAAAACGCAGTGAAACGTTTAATAAATGGACTGAATTTGTTAAGTTAACTAGAAAGGGGTATGTGTGGAAGCGGACTAACAGAATATGTAGCGCCCATTTTTTAAACGCGGACATCGACAATTGTTTCCATATTTCTGAAATGAAGAAGACGGGGGTGGTGGTAAAGCCGAGACTAAAAACGGATGCTTACCCCACCATAAAAGCTCCGGTAAGTGAGGAAGAAGGCCTACCACCCCAACCCAAAAAACGGAAAGTGCGGCCTCGGACTGCGGCGTGTCGAAGACGCGAGGTTGAAAgggtaagaaatatttttataaattaaaatcccCTGCGTGGACGGTTGCCTACGTACGTAACGTTGTCGTTcaaatctaggcctagcctgattATACTATCATAATCGTTCGATTTagtttatgaaaataataataaaatatttaaattaaaatatttcctTTTAAATCTGTGGGCCCAGAGCCCCAGACTATCTAGTTAACTATTATAGGTCCTCGTTGGTGAACcattatacataggcctattattactattaggcctagTGTAACCAGGGAGTTGTCCTGGTGTAACACTCTGACCATCAGGTCAACAACCCTTCAATCACTATTTCTCCCTACTCCATCTATTAACATTCCTAGTGGTTTCTTCCTATCTCTAAGTACTCTTTTTTCACTGGCCTAAAACCCACATCCTTAATCAATTAGTgtttcctcatcatcatcaagGAATGTTCCCACAGGCTTGGTATGTTagttttaacaaaaacatttaaaagtttatttataaaattgtatgacaattttttttaattcacaccAGTTGATAATTTTAGTAATTGTTATTGCTAAGAATACCCAGGTAAGccatggaggtacctccatggAAGCTTGGCCTAGTCTAGACCTGGATACTGTGTAGTTCTGTTTTGTTATCATCAAGGAGCTTTGTTACCAAACAAAGAATGGAAAGTTTCCAACGTATGTATTCTtacttttcattttatatttgatttcagATTCTGATTGAAGAAGAATTGCCTGGTACATCATcggtatgtatttttttttttatacctgtCCCAGTTTTAAAATGTGATAACGCATTGAATGCCTTAGTCAAAATTGGTGTAGTCTAccctttattattaattatatggatgatgaaatattttaaatagtttaactGTTAATCTTTTAATCTCTGTGTGTTAAAGCCATTAATTGAAATCATTAGTTGTCTACTTTGTGTATAAAGTAATTAAATTCAGATGTTGGTGAGTAAAAATAATCTGGTCACTAGATATGTTGTACTTTTAATCCAGGCCCAAGGACAGTGTCCACAGTCAGCAGGTATAGTATTTAGatgttgaaaaataaacaaagtcatTGTTTTGTTGGTTATGTAATAATACAGAAATATTTAGTCATGTTAAAATGATTAGTTCTTGTTCATGCATGTTTTTGTGgagttaattattttttttgaagCCATGTTCTGATCTGTTTTGCATGATTTTACTGTTAATTTCCATCTTTTTTTTCATGAATAGCATGCAGTTCAGTAGACGTTTATCATTTCCATATTTCTATTGCAAACTATTTTGCATGATGATTACATCATAACaattatacacagtacaaaCACCATACCATTAacttatatttttatcaaataatttgttttttttttagagcaTGTACTTAAGCAAGTTTATTAGGGAACATAAACCCCACCGTtaccccttttttaaaaattatcttTTTCATATTTCATGGTACCAAAAACAGACGACGCAGCGGtaacacacaaaataaatataaatttataattatataacttaTTTATTCAGTTTCCTCAAGTTCCGAAGAAACTGGGGGAAGCAGTAATGAAGACGGAGATAAACGTGGCATACATTTATACCAAGAAGCGGACAGTGACAGTGACCATGATGATGCGGATCCAAATTACATCCCTCATGAAGGATCATCTGATGAAGAATCACTGTAAGTTGAGCAAACTTCTTGAGTGATGTTTATAAACCTAATAACCACCTTTTATAGTGGTAGCTTTTTggatatatataaataaatatatactgtacatttatattattaaacaaacatttcttttttgtaGCACTGATAACATAGAATCTGGAGAGACTGTTCGTGGACAGAGGAAATATATTGTAGGTCAGGATGAGCTTCTGACATTGTTCGACAGATGTCGTGAATGTGGAAGTCAAGCCGACAAAAAAATTATAAGAGAATGTGGAACGGCAGTGGAGGTGATGGCCACTTGCACAAACAGAGCATGTAGACATGTTTTTGAATGGTCAAACCAACCAAAAAGTGCAAATATGTTcctattcaacattttgttgtcCGCTGCAATCTTGGTATCGGGTAAGactttcaaaaatatttttttgtaattcaatctattttgataatttttttttataatcaaaACATACTTCAATCGTATTGACAAAgaattcttttatttaaaattttaggatgttgtattaccaaatttTTTAGGGCACTCCGATTTATTAACATCGCTGTTTTTAGTGATCGgacatttttttatcatcaaaaaTGGTAAGTTCAACATTTCAATAATGTCTATGTAGCAATctaattttggaaaaaaatggGTGTCTATTGATGTTAACAAATTATATGTTGCTATCTGAATTTTTATCTTCAAACAAAGTATTTTACtgtacaaaaatattactgaGTAGTGGTGTATTCTTTTTAAATGTGACATAGTTAACTGAATATTATcttcaatatattatttaggTATTTGCTGCCAGCCACTTCGTGTATATTTGCGGCTCAAAGAGAGAAACACTTTAAAAGTGAAATGAATGTATCTTGCGATATGCGTTGTGACAGCCCCGGTTTCACAGCTAAGTTCGGTACCTACACAACTATCGATACAGACACTCAGAAAGTTATTCACGTAGAAGTtgtgcaggtatttttttttcatttgttgtttatttatagcACCTCAAGGCTATAGGtccaatttataaattaataaattgtaaACAGTTATAcaggtaaaaataataattcagatataaaattcaaaataaaaatcctAAATATATCGCAACATTATATTAACCCTTATCTTTattagaatctatgttatttttgttcattattcaaaatttttacCCATAAATTTTTCAGCAATTTCTTACAAATTCTAAAgtcatttatatacaaattttaCTAATACAGTACACCATAAACTAGACATgctttgaaaataaataatttataattttttacttaaatatttttattatagaaaGACGAATGCCCCAATTCACCAGCTATGGAGTTAGAAGGGCTGAAACGAACGCTGTCTGTTCTGCAAGGCTATGGTGTTACAATCAAGCGTCTTGTCTCGGATCGCCATAGTAGTATTGCAGCATTTTTAAAATCCACAACCATCATTCATTACTTTGATGCATGGCACATTGCCAAGGGTAAGTAATATGtcttaatagttattttactcAAATTACCACAAATAAAAGGAATCAATGTATGTCAAATGATGTAAAAAGGTACGACTTTTTTCGTCttactgtaattttgttttttttatatatattcaggaataaagaaaaaatgcaTAAAAGCCAGCAATAACAAAGAATGTGACAAAATTGGCAAATGGATACCATCCATTATCAGGATGGTATATTGGATCGGAAATACCACACAAGAAACGGAGGACTTGGATGCCGATGGTGAACTGAGGAAGCAAAAATTCCAAAGCATATATAATCACATACGGGGTATTCATAATCACGAAACCACACTATATCCCAAATGCCTTCATGGAGAGCTGGAACCTCGAGACTACATTCAACCAAGTAAGTTGTAGTATTGATTTTGGTGAAGATTATcgacagtttttttttattttgctaaaatttatatattttttttccagattCAAAAGCCGAAGAAGTAGTTTCAAACATCCTGAATTCACCTTATTTGTTGAGATCTATTAAGCAGTTGTCACCGACTATCCAGACTTATTCAAATGAATCGTTTCATcaaattattaatcattttgCGCCAAAAATGCACCATTTCCGGTTTAAGGGCATGCTTGCAAGGTATAATTTGATAGAATAgcatattgtataatttaatgATAGAGAACCAATTAAGTAAGGTCTTTATAATCTATGATTTACACTAATTAAGCCTGAAGCCTTTAACAATCAATGTAATGTGTTGTAATTCTATATTGTGCATTTACTTCAGAACCTACCTTGCAGCCTTGCATTGCAATGAGAATGTTGGCAGGCCACAAAGGGTCAACAAAAAAGGGGACACAGAGCACTCTTTGTGGTATTCCCGGGCAAAAAAGGACTGGATGGCCAAAAAACATCTTGTTGATCCCACATTTGGTAAGGACCAGTTACTATTAATTGTTACTAAGTTATGCCATAATTTAAAGTGTTTGTAAGCAAAATGTGGAACTAATttataaaatagttaaatatCCTATTACAttaaacagtaatatttttgtcttTGCAGTTTATGCCATCAACACCATTGAAATGGCGATGTATATGGCCAAAACTAATACAAAAGGATCATATTACACGGCAGAAATGATGTGTGATCCTGGTACAATTACAGAAAAACTGCCAAAACCAGACAAGACAGACTTTGTTGCAAAGTTAATC from Antedon mediterranea chromosome 2, ecAntMedi1.1, whole genome shotgun sequence includes:
- the LOC140039923 gene encoding uncharacterized protein, encoding MTTKTTCATQSHHHYFRKMPSACCIGGCNRTGSTHPNVSFFLFPDKLKRSETFNKWTEFVKLTRKGYVWKRTNRICSAHFLNADIDNCFHISEMKKTGVVVKPRLKTDAYPTIKAPVSEEEGLPPQPKKRKVRPRTAACRRREVERILIEEELPGTSSFPQVPKKLGEAVMKTEINVAYIYTKKRTVTVTMMMRIQITSLMKDHLMKNHSLIT
- the LOC140039461 gene encoding uncharacterized protein, which translates into the protein MWNGSGGDGHLHKQSMALRFINIAVFSDRTFFYHQKWYLLPATSCIFAAQREKHFKSEMNVSCDMRCDSPGFTAKFGTYTTIDTDTQKVIHVEVVQKDECPNSPAMELEGLKRTLSVLQGYGVTIKRLVSDRHSSIAAFLKSTTIIHYFDAWHIAKGIKKKCIKASNNKECDKIGKWIPSIIRMVYWIGNTTQETEDLDADGELRKQKFQSIYNHIRGIHNHETTLYPKCLHGELEPRDYIQPNSKAEEVVSNILNSPYLLRSIKQLSPTIQTYSNESFHQIINHFAPKMHHFRFKGMLARTYLAALHCNENVGRPQRVNKKGDTEHSLWYSRAKKDWMAKKHLVDPTFVYAINTIEMAMYMAKTNTKGSYYTAEMMCDPGTITEKLPKPDKTDFVAKLISRFKH
- the LOC140039460 gene encoding translocator protein-like, with translation MNSDWLYIAGAVALPNICGNRGYYMRNPEVKQWTSNLKWPRWAPRPIFPLTAIPLQSVAGYASYLIWKEGGGFNEDTLVPLGVYATGLSLNFLYTPITFGYRKLGLASVCMMAYTGVHAVATYLFWNLNKTAGKLMIPLNVILAFSTAVTVHLWKNNKERRIHDEDY